AACTGGGCAAAAAAGAAGAAGTTAAGGATTTAATTTCAGATTATGTTCAGGAACTTCTGGGACTGGTGGACATTAAACCTGGTCTAAAAGTAGTGGTAGACTGTGGATCCGGCGCAGCTTCCTATTTATCCCCTCTTATTTTAAGAAAATCTGGCTGTGAAGTTTTAAGTTTAAATTCTCAACCAGATGGATTTTTCCCTGGGCGGAAACCAGAACCAAATCGTGCCAATCTAAAAGATCTTATGAAAACCGTGCAGTTTACTGGATCAGATTTAGGTATAGCTCATGATGGTGATGCTGATCGAATGGTGGCCGTGGACGACACTGGTGAAATGGCAGATTTTGATAAGTTGCTGGCTTTAATATCCCATAGGGCTGGAGGAACCGTAATTACCACCGTAGATGCTTCCATGTGTATAGATGAATCTTTAGAAAGCATTGGTGGAAGTGTTGTAAGAACCAAAGTAGGAGATGTTCATGTGGCCCATGAAATTGTTAAAGAAAAGGCTTCCTTTGGTGGGGAACCTTCTGGAACCTGGCTACATCCAGAATTCTGCATGTGTCCTGATGGAATATTGTCTGCTTTGAAGGTAGTGGAAATGGTTTCTGATCAAGGACCCCTTTCTGAGTTACTAGCATCCGTACCAGAGTACCCAACCATGCGGGAAAAACTACCTTGCCCTAATGAAAAGAAAGATAAGGTGATGGAAAGTGCAGAGTCTGAGTTGGAAGCTTGTTTTAATGATA
The DNA window shown above is from Methanobacteriaceae archaeon and carries:
- the glmM gene encoding phosphoglucosamine mutase, with amino-acid sequence MVFKNNKANTKKEGIKKEGSVKENKDINPIPRLFGTSGIRGKIGEKINTQLALDVGKAVASYLNGKGNVVVGYDPRTSNKMLENALCAGLMEGGCNVQYLGMVPTPVVGFAASRLNASAGVMITASHNPSPDNGIKLWNTDGMAYSTEQELEIERIIHEKDYLEKNWDELGKKEEVKDLISDYVQELLGLVDIKPGLKVVVDCGSGAASYLSPLILRKSGCEVLSLNSQPDGFFPGRKPEPNRANLKDLMKTVQFTGSDLGIAHDGDADRMVAVDDTGEMADFDKLLALISHRAGGTVITTVDASMCIDESLESIGGSVVRTKVGDVHVAHEIVKEKASFGGEPSGTWLHPEFCMCPDGILSALKVVEMVSDQGPLSELLASVPEYPTMREKLPCPNEKKDKVMESAESELEACFNDSSNVNNIDGIRITFEDGSWVLVRPSGTEPYIRMTLEGRNNARAEEIRKISTEFIEKLLIN